The following is a genomic window from Streptosporangiales bacterium.
TCCACAGCACGATGCCGTCGGAGCTGGGGTCGCCGGAGGCGACGCCCAGCGTGAACGGGTCCGTCGACAGTTCGCTCGCGGCCGCGCGGGGTGCCGCCGCGTGTGCGGTGGCGGGTGTCCACAGGCCGGCGCCGGCGGCGGCGCCGAGCGCGGCAGAGCCGGTGATGAGTGTGCGCCTGGAAATCGATGAACGTGGGGGGTTCGGTCTGGTCACTGTGTGTTCTCCTAGCCTCGGATCACGGGCACAGCGTCAGGTCGATTGCTTGCATCGAGTTGACGGGCGTGTGAGCGATTCACGTCGCCGTGATGGCCGTCTATGGGTGTCACCGGAACGCCATGGAAGTGCCACGGAGGTGTCGTCTCGGGTTCGCCCGCGCCTGCCGCCGTTCACCTCGCACCGCGATTGCGCGCGACAGCGTCGATTGCCGAGAGTCACTACCGGCGTGGGCGATACGCTGCGGGGGTGTTGTTGCTCGCGCTCGATACCGCGACCCCGGCCGTCACCGTCGCACTCCACGACGGCAGCGAGGTGTGCGCGGAGGCGACCGAGCTCACCAGCGGCGGCCGGCACGGTGAGCTGTTGGCGCCGCAGGTCGCCGACGTCCTCCACCGGGCCGGTGCGCAGCCCGGTGATCTCACGGCGGTGGCGGTCGGCGTCGGCCCTGGGCCGTTCACCGGCCTGCGCGTGGGCCTGGTGACGGCGACCGTACTCGGCGACGTGCTCGGCATTCCCGTACACGGGGTCGGCACGCTCGACGTGCTGGCCTGGCAGTCCGGGCTGACCGAGCCGTTCCTCGTCGCGACCGACGCGCGGCGCAAGGAGGTCTACTGGGCGAGGTACGCGGACGCGGCCACCGCGCGCTCGGCGCCCGCGGTGGGCCGACCGGCCGAGGTCGCGACGCCCGACCTCACCGTCGGGCAGGGCCCACAGCTCTTCCCCGAGGACTTCCCGAACGGCCGCGAGCCACGGTTCCCTGCCGCAGCGGCCCTGGCCGACGTGGTCGTCACCCGGCTGGCCAAGGGCGCCGAGCTGCTGCCGCCGACGCCGATGTACCTGCGCCATCCGGACGCCAGGGTGCCTGGACCGCGCAAGCCGGTGCTGCCCGCCGACCATCCCGCACCGGCATGATCACGCCGATGCGGTGGTGGCACATCGAGCAGGCCGCGGCACTCGAGGAACGGTTGTTCGTCGCGGACGCCTGGCCGGTGGAGGCGTTCTGGTCGGAGCTGGCGCAGGCCGACTCCAGGCACTACCTGGTGGTGGAGGATGCCGGCGAGGTGCGCGGCTACGCGGGGCTGCTCGCGGTGGACGGCGGCCCGGACGCCGACGTGCTGACGCTCGCCGTGCACCCCGACGAGCAGGGCCACGGCTGGGGCACCAGGCTGCTGCGTAGCCTGCTCGACGAGGCGCACCGTCGGCGGTGCGCGAACGTACTGCTCGAGGTGCGCGGC
Proteins encoded in this region:
- the tsaB gene encoding tRNA (adenosine(37)-N6)-threonylcarbamoyltransferase complex dimerization subunit type 1 TsaB encodes the protein MLLLALDTATPAVTVALHDGSEVCAEATELTSGGRHGELLAPQVADVLHRAGAQPGDLTAVAVGVGPGPFTGLRVGLVTATVLGDVLGIPVHGVGTLDVLAWQSGLTEPFLVATDARRKEVYWARYADAATARSAPAVGRPAEVATPDLTVGQGPQLFPEDFPNGREPRFPAAAALADVVVTRLAKGAELLPPTPMYLRHPDARVPGPRKPVLPADHPAPA
- the rimI gene encoding ribosomal-protein-alanine N-acetyltransferase, with the translated sequence MRWWHIEQAAALEERLFVADAWPVEAFWSELAQADSRHYLVVEDAGEVRGYAGLLAVDGGPDADVLTLAVHPDEQGHGWGTRLLRSLLDEAHRRRCANVLLEVRGDNAPALALYERHGFERISVRRGYYADGDDAIVMRRRAGAN